One segment of Spiroplasma cantharicola DNA contains the following:
- the rbfA gene encoding 30S ribosome-binding factor RbfA → MAKDIKIERTQSTILRELNLILQREFPDSEYLNSLTIHEVRLSNDMGHAKIFYSSMDVNSNKDAIKAEIDENLKEIRMILASKVEMRSVPELTFEFDKTLENANKIEKILKDIK, encoded by the coding sequence ATGGCAAAGGATATAAAAATTGAAAGAACTCAATCAACTATTTTGAGAGAGTTAAACTTAATTTTGCAAAGAGAATTTCCAGATAGTGAATACTTAAATTCATTGACAATTCACGAAGTAAGATTATCAAATGATATGGGTCACGCAAAGATTTTTTATTCATCAATGGATGTTAATTCAAACAAAGATGCAATAAAAGCTGAAATTGATGAAAACTTGAAAGAAATTAGAATGATTCTTGCAAGTAAAGTTGAAATGAGAAGTGTGCCAGAATTAACATTTGAATTTGATAAAACTTTAGAAAACGCTAATAAAATTGAAAAAATATTAAAAGATATTAAATAG
- a CDS encoding RsmE family RNA methyltransferase yields MHSFFLDRIEDNYFEIVNDNFHHIKNVIKLKEDEQIFCIYKNEKYLCSIFSIRENSCKAKIISKIKSSKKNYKVNLILGIIREQKWDFVLQKATELGVDNIIPVEFKRNVVKIDIKNEPKKLTRWYTICESAAKQSKRIDIPTINSIVRNLEELENYKADINLVCWEEETSEFLKKEIIKEFKSINIIIGPEGGIDDQEIKKLNNIGYKSIGLGDNIMRAETAPLFVLSCLSYEKNGG; encoded by the coding sequence ATGCATAGTTTCTTTTTAGATAGAATTGAAGATAATTATTTTGAAATAGTAAATGATAATTTTCATCATATAAAAAATGTTATTAAATTAAAAGAAGATGAGCAAATATTTTGTATTTATAAAAATGAAAAATATTTATGTAGTATTTTTTCAATAAGGGAAAATTCCTGTAAAGCAAAAATAATTTCAAAGATAAAATCATCTAAAAAGAATTATAAAGTAAATTTAATTTTAGGAATTATTAGAGAACAAAAATGAGATTTTGTTCTTCAAAAAGCAACAGAACTTGGTGTAGATAATATTATTCCAGTTGAGTTTAAAAGAAATGTTGTAAAAATAGATATAAAAAATGAACCAAAAAAATTAACTAGGTGATATACAATTTGTGAAAGTGCTGCTAAACAATCAAAAAGAATTGATATTCCAACAATAAATTCAATAGTTAGAAATTTAGAAGAGCTTGAAAATTATAAGGCAGATATTAACTTAGTTTGTTGAGAAGAGGAAACAAGTGAGTTTCTTAAAAAAGAGATTATTAAGGAATTTAAATCAATTAATATAATTATCGGTCCTGAAGGTGGCATTGATGATCAAGAAATCAAGAAATTGAATAATATTGGCTATAAGAGTATTGGTTTAGGAGATAATATAATGAGAGCTGAAACAGCACCACTCTTTGTATTGAGTTGTTTAAGCTATGAAAAGAATGGGGGATAA
- a CDS encoding lipoprotein produces MKKLLSLLGIVTLSASTGASVVACTSVFEKDDEDFETGSKWKGNGTINKEVSKLKENNIKKQISKELLTKDTSNNNSNRAVIKEEDRSSLAGKDILTVNDGEFVFSPYADMGIVEDTAEYLMKEKGKSQATREAAEKGLVNNIVYNDLGQIAEDTSVITQDSEVTLGFMQNAADTGELVPMWNAGPSKGDGKGILAEKGKETEYAQWFNDRYRNWTGQDKDQNERIKGKGGHLNPENVRISFGPFANSLWHTAWQNNKTPEELAQVIKAVGDRYNTKKFDFYFAAPYLSARGDYADSQKLLAAALKILIESDPKYDFQLSLVMSTKDGVALNEGFGANGEVHLNLIGDEIYPLYNFTKYLGMNFRLNLVTGYLTVPNDVNTNSDWELDIVKSGALKSAQNWNKLNNVINGVSKSSNFVNKRVKITPWIGRRAEAAAYNFTPKNAADLRVWAREQNFGGLGMFYISRDVPSEFIDNKLTGPAQADRNALDQNIRSGTGFEQFAYAKALNGTNSGEAVPITEVKDKQEIKNIGGIDYHEDIQANTSLDQLEIGGSWEGPSWEGGSGTNPGPGAGGGNGGEAIAPPTGPGKSLYTKWSEANPNRTSSITKKEKANDFTYFSPYLDAGLYEGNNMQSITTNVKDFDYLTLAFVQQVNNHGDYLDLSIAGTATGDEAYEWWESSQLWDKILKPMADKNKFENIKVAYGGATTGGFTDKNPWTLANKLNENNPAKAKADLKEALIGYQDSLVKLAAKKGKKVNMPKAIDFDIEGHAQELDEDNRLLAATIAEMKKEDKEWDFSLTLPVLPTGLTSVGYRVMNIFVEEFKKAGLSQSDLPVVDLMLMDYGDPIYVQAIKDGLTNFDLAKQAVNATKNNLATSIESNYGKVSIGNQGLYKLIGATPMIGVNDTVWGVFTEEDAKELYNWSHKVGLGYIGMWSMNDDRGLDVHTKKPINKSLLTHGLAYLEEYDFARAFTGDWTASLKNPKPEHKIK; encoded by the coding sequence ATGAAAAAATTATTAAGTTTACTAGGAATTGTGACTTTAAGTGCTTCAACAGGAGCTTCTGTTGTTGCATGTACAAGTGTTTTTGAAAAAGATGATGAAGATTTTGAAACTGGTTCAAAATGAAAAGGAAATGGAACTATTAACAAAGAAGTTTCTAAACTAAAAGAAAATAACATCAAAAAGCAAATATCTAAGGAATTATTAACAAAAGATACAAGTAATAATAATTCAAATCGTGCTGTAATTAAAGAAGAAGATAGATCTTCTTTGGCAGGTAAAGATATTTTAACAGTTAATGATGGAGAATTTGTATTCTCACCATATGCTGATATGGGAATTGTTGAAGATACTGCAGAGTACTTGATGAAAGAAAAAGGAAAAAGTCAAGCAACAAGAGAAGCTGCGGAAAAAGGTTTAGTAAATAATATTGTTTATAATGACTTAGGACAAATTGCTGAAGATACATCAGTAATAACTCAAGATTCAGAAGTTACTTTAGGATTTATGCAAAATGCAGCAGATACAGGGGAATTAGTTCCAATGTGAAATGCTGGTCCATCAAAAGGTGATGGAAAAGGTATTTTAGCTGAAAAAGGTAAAGAAACTGAATATGCTCAATGATTTAATGATCGTTACAGAAATTGAACTGGCCAAGATAAAGACCAAAATGAAAGAATAAAAGGAAAAGGTGGGCATTTAAATCCTGAAAATGTAAGAATTTCATTTGGACCTTTTGCAAATTCATTGTGACATACTGCATGACAAAATAATAAAACTCCAGAAGAGTTAGCACAAGTTATTAAAGCAGTTGGAGATAGATATAATACTAAAAAATTTGACTTCTATTTTGCAGCACCATATTTATCAGCTAGAGGAGATTATGCTGATTCACAAAAATTGCTAGCAGCAGCTTTAAAAATATTAATTGAAAGTGATCCAAAATATGACTTCCAATTATCACTTGTAATGTCAACAAAAGATGGAGTTGCATTAAATGAGGGATTTGGAGCCAATGGTGAAGTTCATTTAAATCTAATTGGAGATGAAATATATCCTTTATATAACTTTACAAAATATTTAGGTATGAATTTTAGATTAAATTTAGTTACTGGTTATTTAACTGTTCCAAATGATGTTAATACTAACAGTGATTGAGAATTGGACATTGTTAAAAGCGGAGCATTAAAATCAGCTCAAAACTGAAATAAATTGAATAATGTTATAAATGGTGTATCAAAATCTTCAAATTTTGTAAATAAAAGAGTAAAAATAACTCCTTGAATTGGAAGAAGAGCTGAAGCAGCAGCATATAATTTCACTCCTAAAAATGCAGCTGATTTAAGAGTTTGAGCAAGAGAACAAAATTTTGGTGGTCTAGGAATGTTTTATATCTCAAGAGATGTACCAAGTGAATTTATTGATAATAAACTTACAGGTCCAGCTCAGGCTGATAGAAATGCATTAGATCAAAATATTAGATCTGGTACAGGTTTTGAGCAATTTGCTTATGCAAAAGCTTTAAATGGAACAAATTCAGGTGAAGCAGTACCAATTACTGAAGTAAAAGATAAGCAAGAAATTAAAAATATTGGTGGAATTGATTATCATGAAGATATTCAAGCAAATACATCTTTGGACCAATTAGAAATTGGTGGTAGTTGAGAAGGACCTTCATGAGAAGGTGGAAGTGGAACAAATCCTGGTCCTGGAGCTGGTGGAGGAAATGGTGGTGAAGCAATTGCTCCACCAACTGGTCCTGGAAAAAGCTTATATACTAAATGAAGTGAAGCTAATCCAAATAGAACTTCTTCAATTACTAAAAAGGAAAAAGCTAATGATTTTACTTACTTTTCACCATATTTAGATGCTGGGTTGTATGAAGGAAATAATATGCAAAGTATTACAACTAATGTTAAAGACTTTGATTATTTAACTCTTGCTTTTGTCCAACAAGTAAATAACCATGGAGATTATTTAGATTTATCAATAGCTGGTACTGCAACAGGTGATGAAGCTTATGAATGATGAGAAAGTAGTCAATTATGAGATAAAATTTTAAAACCTATGGCTGATAAAAATAAATTTGAAAATATTAAAGTTGCTTATGGTGGAGCTACAACAGGTGGATTTACAGATAAAAATCCTTGAACTTTAGCAAATAAATTAAATGAAAATAATCCTGCTAAAGCAAAAGCTGATTTAAAAGAAGCTTTAATTGGTTATCAAGATTCATTAGTAAAATTAGCTGCTAAAAAAGGTAAAAAAGTAAATATGCCAAAAGCAATTGACTTTGATATTGAAGGGCATGCTCAGGAATTAGATGAAGACAATAGGTTATTAGCAGCAACAATTGCTGAAATGAAAAAAGAGGATAAAGAATGAGATTTCTCATTAACTTTACCAGTATTGCCTACTGGACTAACTTCTGTTGGTTATCGTGTAATGAATATCTTCGTTGAAGAGTTTAAAAAAGCTGGATTAAGTCAATCAGATTTACCAGTTGTTGATTTAATGTTAATGGATTATGGAGATCCAATTTATGTACAAGCAATCAAGGATGGTTTAACTAACTTTGATTTAGCAAAACAAGCAGTAAATGCAACAAAAAATAACTTAGCAACTTCAATTGAAAGCAATTATGGAAAAGTTTCAATTGGTAACCAAGGATTGTATAAATTAATTGGTGCAACTCCAATGATTGGTGTAAATGATACAGTTTGAGGAGTATTTACTGAAGAAGATGCAAAGGAATTATATAACTGAAGTCACAAAGTGGGATTAGGTTATATTGGAATGTGATCAATGAATGACGATAGAGGATTAGATGTTCATACTAAAAAACCAATAAACAAGAGCTTATTGACTCATGGTTTAGCCTATTTAGAAGAATATGACTTTGCTAGAGCATTTACAGGGGATTGAACAGCTTCATTGAAAAACCCCAAACCTGAACACAAAATAAAATAA
- a CDS encoding lipoprotein, translating to MKKLLNLLASTTLVVSAGGSVVACTNVMEAKDKTFETGDKWTGNGNISNEIITKKQNSIKKQISKSLLTDDTSKKTLTYGKIDPKDRSSLANKEILKVNKEFVFSPYADMGIVEDTAEYLMKDKGKSQGTRDEAEKSLNGKNIIYNDLGEIAGNKNVITENSEITLGFMQNAADTGDLVPMWNAGPSKGDGKGILAKEGEETEYAKWFNDRYRDWTKKSSKNKIASHNNGGNLNPENVRISFGPFANSLWHSAWENNKTPEELAQVIKAVGDKYGTKKFDFYFASPYLTRQGSYLDSQILLASALKILIESDSSYDFQLSLVMSTKDGVALHPGFGDAGNNNLNLLGDEIYPLYNFTKYLGMNFRLNLVTQALTVPNDAHTDKDWELKVIQDGAEQSAINWNKINEVTNGDNKGTPFTKQRIKITPWIGRRAEAAAYNFTPKDAAQLRTWAVKEGFGGLGMFYISRDVPSHYEDNGLEGPAQADRNALDQNIRSGSGFKQFTYAEALNGKLSENEIPEEIRDKDEIISKLKAIDYKKDIQENKALDQLENGGSWEGPSWEGGGGISNPGPGAGNGGGEAILPPTGQGKSLYTKWSDANPNRKSSITKKAKANKSTYFSPYLDAGLYEGNNMQNITSSVNGLDHLTLAFVQQVNNHSNHLDLSIAGTATGDEAYDWWESSQLWDKILKPIADKNQFENIKVAYGGATTGGFTEKNPWTLANKLNENNPAKAKADLKEALIGYQDSLVKLAAKKGKKVNMPKAIDFDIEGHAQELDEDNRLLAATIAEMKKEDKAWDFSLTLPVLPSGLTSVGYRVMNIFVEEFKKAGLSEKDLPVVNLMLMDYGDPIYVQAIKDGLTNFDLARQAVNATKNNLATSIEKNYGKVSIGNQGLYKLIGATPMIGVNDTVWGVFTEEDAKELYNWSHTVGLGYIGMWSMNDDRGLDVHSKKPVNKSLLTHGLAYLEEYDFARAFAGDWTKSLKNPKPEHKIIRRK from the coding sequence ATGAAAAAATTATTAAATTTATTAGCAAGTACAACTTTAGTTGTATCAGCTGGTGGTTCAGTAGTGGCATGTACAAATGTAATGGAAGCAAAAGACAAAACATTTGAAACAGGTGATAAATGAACAGGAAATGGTAATATAAGCAATGAAATTATTACAAAAAAACAAAATAGCATTAAAAAACAAATTTCAAAAAGCTTATTAACAGATGATACAAGTAAAAAAACTTTAACTTATGGAAAAATTGATCCAAAAGATAGATCTTCTTTAGCAAATAAAGAAATTTTAAAAGTTAACAAAGAATTTGTATTCTCACCATATGCTGATATGGGAATTGTTGAAGATACAGCAGAGTACTTAATGAAGGACAAAGGAAAAAGTCAAGGTACTAGGGATGAAGCTGAAAAAAGTTTAAATGGAAAAAACATTATATACAATGATTTAGGAGAAATAGCTGGTAATAAAAATGTTATAACTGAAAATTCAGAAATAACATTAGGATTTATGCAAAATGCAGCAGATACAGGAGATTTAGTTCCAATGTGAAATGCTGGTCCATCAAAAGGTGATGGAAAAGGTATTTTAGCAAAAGAAGGTGAAGAAACTGAATATGCTAAATGATTTAATGATAGATATAGAGATTGAACAAAAAAAAGTTCAAAAAATAAAATAGCAAGTCATAATAATGGAGGTAATTTAAATCCTGAAAATGTAAGAATTTCATTTGGACCTTTTGCAAATTCATTATGACATTCAGCATGAGAAAATAATAAAACTCCAGAAGAATTAGCACAAGTTATTAAAGCAGTTGGAGATAAATATGGTACTAAAAAATTTGACTTTTATTTCGCATCACCATATTTAACACGTCAAGGAAGTTATTTAGATTCACAAATATTATTGGCTAGTGCATTAAAAATATTAATTGAAAGTGATTCAAGTTATGATTTCCAATTATCACTTGTAATGTCAACAAAAGATGGAGTTGCATTACATCCTGGTTTTGGAGATGCTGGAAATAATAATTTAAATTTATTAGGAGATGAGATATATCCTTTATATAACTTTACAAAATATTTAGGTATGAATTTTAGATTAAATTTAGTTACACAAGCTTTAACTGTACCTAATGATGCACACACTGATAAAGATTGAGAATTAAAAGTTATTCAAGACGGAGCTGAACAATCAGCAATTAATTGAAATAAAATTAATGAAGTTACAAATGGAGACAACAAAGGAACTCCATTTACTAAACAAAGAATTAAAATAACTCCTTGAATTGGAAGAAGAGCTGAAGCTGCTGCTTATAACTTTACTCCAAAAGATGCTGCACAATTAAGAACTTGAGCTGTTAAAGAGGGATTTGGTGGACTAGGAATGTTCTATATTTCAAGAGATGTACCAAGTCATTATGAAGATAATGGTTTAGAAGGTCCAGCTCAAGCTGATAGAAATGCATTAGATCAAAATATTAGATCTGGTTCAGGATTCAAACAATTTACATATGCAGAAGCTTTAAATGGAAAACTTTCAGAAAATGAAATTCCAGAAGAAATTAGAGATAAAGATGAAATTATAAGTAAACTTAAAGCAATTGACTATAAAAAAGATATTCAAGAGAATAAAGCGTTAGATCAATTAGAAAATGGTGGTAGTTGAGAAGGACCTTCATGAGAAGGTGGGGGAGGGATTTCAAATCCTGGCCCTGGAGCTGGAAATGGTGGAGGAGAAGCAATTTTACCTCCAACAGGACAGGGAAAAAGCTTATATACTAAATGAAGTGATGCTAATCCAAATAGAAAATCATCAATTACTAAAAAAGCAAAAGCAAATAAATCAACATACTTTTCACCATATTTAGATGCTGGATTATATGAAGGAAATAATATGCAAAATATTACTTCAAGTGTTAATGGATTAGACCACTTAACATTGGCTTTTGTACAACAAGTAAATAATCATAGTAATCATTTAGATTTATCAATAGCTGGTACTGCAACAGGTGATGAAGCTTATGATTGATGAGAAAGCAGTCAATTATGAGATAAAATTTTAAAACCAATAGCTGATAAAAATCAATTTGAAAATATTAAAGTTGCTTATGGTGGAGCTACAACAGGTGGATTTACAGAAAAAAACCCTTGAACTTTAGCAAATAAATTAAATGAAAATAATCCTGCTAAAGCAAAAGCTGATTTAAAAGAAGCTTTAATTGGTTATCAAGATTCATTAGTAAAATTAGCTGCTAAAAAAGGTAAAAAAGTAAATATGCCAAAAGCAATTGATTTTGATATTGAAGGACACGCTCAGGAATTAGATGAAGATAATAGATTATTGGCAGCAACAATTGCTGAAATGAAAAAAGAAGACAAAGCATGAGATTTCTCATTAACTTTACCCGTTTTACCAAGTGGATTAACTTCTGTTGGTTATCGTGTAATGAATATCTTCGTTGAAGAGTTCAAAAAAGCTGGATTAAGTGAAAAAGATTTACCAGTTGTTAACTTAATGTTAATGGATTATGGAGATCCAATTTATGTACAAGCAATCAAAGATGGTTTAACTAACTTTGATTTAGCAAGACAAGCAGTAAATGCAACAAAAAATAACTTAGCAACTTCAATTGAAAAAAATTATGGAAAAGTTTCAATTGGTAACCAAGGATTGTATAAATTAATTGGTGCAACTCCAATGATTGGTGTAAATGATACAGTTTGAGGAGTATTTACTGAAGAAGATGCTAAAGAATTATATAATTGAAGTCATACAGTAGGATTAGGTTATATTGGAATGTGATCAATGAATGATGATAGAGGATTAGATGTTCACTCTAAAAAACCAGTAAATAAAAGTCTATTGACTCATGGTTTAGCATATTTAGAAGAATATGACTTTGCTAGAGCATTTGCAGGGGATTGAACAAAATCATTAAAAAATCCAAAACCTGAACATAAAATAATTAGAAGAAAATAA
- the truB gene encoding tRNA pseudouridine(55) synthase TruB — protein MNGKSGVLLVRKPEGITSNDLIQNVKKKFNIKKIGHAGTLDPLATGLMVILINQATKISNYILSSDKSYIVTMKLFIHTDSQDITGKVVQEEEYRKISKSLVKEIVAKYNGYIYDQYPPIYSAVKVDGRKLYEYARKQQDVEIRPKKVTIKECSLIDFNQKLGTIKLNVRCSKGTYIRSLVSDFAKDLETIATVIQLERTSSGGLNLSEAKELEEIEQKDLMSMYDALMKNDHTLIEYHRIRDIKQGKAISLSGINYPIIFIINDSKDVMAIYKHIAHDLYKCQRGLWDEIPLDQLTEAERNGYYD, from the coding sequence ATGAATGGCAAATCAGGAGTGCTTTTAGTGCGCAAACCAGAAGGAATTACTTCTAATGATTTAATTCAAAATGTAAAGAAAAAATTTAATATAAAAAAAATTGGCCATGCAGGAACTTTAGATCCTCTAGCAACAGGATTAATGGTAATTTTAATAAATCAAGCAACAAAGATTTCAAATTATATTTTGAGCAGTGATAAGAGTTATATTGTGACAATGAAATTATTTATACACACTGATTCACAAGATATTACAGGTAAAGTTGTTCAAGAAGAAGAATATCGAAAAATTTCAAAGTCTTTAGTAAAAGAAATTGTTGCTAAGTATAACGGCTATATTTATGATCAATATCCACCAATTTACTCAGCTGTAAAAGTTGATGGAAGAAAGTTATATGAATATGCAAGAAAACAACAAGATGTTGAAATTAGACCCAAGAAAGTTACTATTAAAGAATGTAGTTTAATAGATTTTAATCAAAAATTAGGAACAATTAAATTAAATGTCAGATGTAGTAAGGGAACTTATATTCGAAGTTTGGTTTCAGATTTTGCAAAGGATTTAGAAACTATAGCCACAGTTATTCAATTAGAAAGAACATCTTCGGGTGGTTTAAACTTAAGTGAAGCAAAAGAACTTGAAGAAATAGAACAAAAAGATTTAATGAGTATGTATGATGCATTAATGAAAAATGATCATACTTTAATTGAATATCATAGAATTAGAGATATTAAACAAGGTAAGGCAATTAGCTTGAGTGGTATTAACTATCCAATAATTTTTATTATTAATGATTCTAAAGACGTGATGGCAATTTATAAACATATTGCCCATGATCTATATAAATGTCAAAGAGGTTTATGAGATGAAATTCCTTTGGATCAGCTAACAGAAGCTGAAAGGAATGGATATTATGATTAA